A single region of the Colius striatus isolate bColStr4 unplaced genomic scaffold, bColStr4.1.hap1 scaffold_48, whole genome shotgun sequence genome encodes:
- the LOC133629499 gene encoding basic proline-rich protein-like, which produces MLRCSLSPTLRHAATTRYPAGGREEAPEPTPPPLPRGRETRPGVSEALLHFYLFFLAPRPAGSGNSASEPAASVTRRAPSPRTGRLRAAPRGGRRRGRAAAGRDPALPAARQGDIRNGGPATAQRFSPPHRAHAAARDAPRPLPPSGRTPRPAGRTAAASSPLLGRPQAGSRRRRPRTLLPALPSAAPVGPGPRRPAGRSPPIRRRQGAGRPLASGCRSGPAAAARPLPRPRAAVPAAPGPAPRSAPGTGSVPSPVPPLRLPSSSVFDVRPLPAAPFPAPRPRGGAAAQVLTAAPLEGSGGGGGAERRPREKKVRTRKYTRHAAARSAGKHPRPSTTMRGRFASAPPQRNFSLRPRKETRPPAPSPQPRRDTGPRTPRQVRRRRRGETRGGGEVKGARLPPARHGGRAKRGCAGGCLPEPAGRMERRRWREASRSGRRARAVAHAEERSRAARPSGRGGAGPPPARPPGAAFPRSVPSAPSARPPGAAFPRSARPPGAAFARSAPSAQPPQRRPTPGSRLPTLSPLRAARTIPGSLLPTLSPLSAARPPATPSGQPPQRRPPSRRRLHPSGLCLSPTPLLPCR; this is translated from the coding sequence ATGCTtcgctgcagcctcagcccaaCACTCCGGCATGCAGCCACCACCCGGTATCCAGCCGGCGGGCGCGAAGAAGCGCCCGAACCGACTCCGCCGCCTCTCCCCCGCGGGCGTGAGACCAGACCAGGCGTTTCGGAGGCACTTCTGCACTTTTATTTGTTCTTCCTCGCCCCGCGTCCCGCCGGCAGCGGTAACTCCGCGTCAGAGCCGGCCGCGAGCGTTACCCGGCGAGCCCCCTCCCCCCGCACGGGCCGTCTCCGCGCAGCCCCGCGGGGCGgccgccggcggggccgggcagcgGCCGGGCGCGACCCCGCGCTCCCCGCGGCGCGGCAGGGAGACATTCGAAATGGCGGCCCCGCCACGGCGCAGCGTTTCAGCCCCCCGCACCGCGCACACGCCGCCGCGCGCGACGCCCCGCGCCCCCTCCCACCGAGCGGTCGGACCCCGCGCCCTGCGGGGCGCACCGCCGCCGCATCCTCCCCGCTCCTCGGCCGCCCTCAGGCCGGGTCCCGGCGCCGCCGTCCGCGCACTTTGCTGCCGGCCTTGCCTTCCGCCGCGCCGGTCGGTCCCGGCCCGCGGCGCCCGGCCGGGCGCTCCCCGCCAATCCGGCGGCGGCAGGGCGCGGGCCGCCCCCTGGCGTCGGGCTGCCGcagcggccccgcggccgccgcccgcccgttACCTCGCCCCCGGGCGGCGGTGCCGGCGGCTCCCGGCCCCGCACCCCGCTCGGCGCCGGGGACAGGCTCCGTCCCTTCGCCCGTCCCTCCGCTACGGCTGCCGTCGTCGTCCGTGTTTGACGTgcggccgctgcccgccgcacccttccccgccccccgccctcGAGGGGGAGCCGCGGCTCAGGTGCTGACAGCGGCTCCCCTCGAAGGCAGCGGCGGAGGAGGGGGCGCGGAGCGGCGGccgagggaaaaaaaggtgcgAACCCGGAAGTACACCCGCCACGCCGCCGCCCGCAGCGCAGGGAAACACCCGCGCCCGAGCACAACAATGCGGGGCCGCTTCGCCTCCGCTCCGCCCCAGCGCAACTTTTCGCTCCGGCCTCGGAAAGAAACCCGCCCGCCcgctccctccccacagccgCGGCGGGACACGGGCCCGCGCACGCCCCGGCAGGTgcggcgccggcggcggggcgagACCCGCGGCGGAGGAGAGGTGAAGGGAGCTCGCTTACCTCCCGCGCGCCATGGTGGCCGGGCTAAGCGGGGCTGCGCCGGCGGCTGCCTTCCTGAGCCCGCCGGGAGGATGGAACggaggaggtggagagaggCGAGCCGCAGCGGCAGGAGGGCTCGGGCGGTCGCTCACGCCGAGGAACGCTCGAGGGCAGCGCGACCCAgcgggcggggaggggcggggccgccgcccgcccgacCCCCGGGAGCCGCCTTCCCGCGCTCAGTCCCCTCAGCACCGTCCGCCCGACCCCCGGGAGCCGCCTTCCCGCGCTCAGCCCGACCCCCGGGAGCCGCCTTCGCGCGCTCAGCCCCCTCAGCGCAGCCCCCTCAGCGCCGCCCGACCCCCGGGAGCCGCCTGCCCACGCTTAGCCCCCTCAGAGCCGCCCGCACGATCCCCGGGAGCCTCCTGCCCACGCTTAGCCCCCTcagcgccgcccgcccgccggcAACCCCCTCAGGGCAGCCCCCTCAGCGCCGCCCACCCTCCCGGCGCCGCCTTCACCCGTCTGGGCTTTGTCTTTCGCCGACGCCCCTCCTGCCGTGCCGGTAG